A DNA window from Hydractinia symbiolongicarpus strain clone_291-10 chromosome 6, HSymV2.1, whole genome shotgun sequence contains the following coding sequences:
- the LOC130647920 gene encoding bifunctional heparan sulfate N-deacetylase/N-sulfotransferase 3-like has protein sequence MYNRFCVGKFMRFFIPKTRKKCAVFLAVALVFGIAFSYINNIKTRYHKTLNYGEINKPIEERMHYTKNEHDGLQATTNNISVKTYPGFEAPRLSSVLIFTDSDKRTRNKSKLKLIFQSLHINYDFLTWNNPGDNFLVFPRLQDKDGLTRYHLFIFTSQHIYNEIDPYSKTILNQHCVKFNIGIIVFTDIVHIKGETDFFKFTNLPLSIKYGVMELKDLEITYNSLLKITKAGNTLRGVIQGKRHAIFQSDNPSFEPIAHVLKSKYRKRKYLLDDDEIDEDLKKVTSVIYDKGLNDGIRKVFFGIPNINLWLYELIFMDALLTLSNGILGYDLNRYIQIDIDDIFVGQTGTKLVKSDVDALVRAQDYFASLIPGFYFNLGYSGKFYRNSNDSAEREGDKHLVQNADKFRWFCHTFKHVKPHTLTKEALIKDFRKNKQFAQKHNIKVDYTYSVSPHHSGVYPIHETLYESWKEYLGIQVTSTEGYPHLYPAWGRKGFHFMDIQVLPRQTCGLFTGTLHLKTYPKGPDWLMNSSHGGELFWSILYNPITIFMTHSGNYGFKDRLAIHLFRNVTRFIRKWTNIKLRSDKPTELARRYFELFPRQAEPIWTDPCTDLRHQKIWNETAVYCKPNEVSRISRLPDVLVIGPQKSGSTALYTFMAMHPDLIRSRSTKHAYEEVQFFNRNEYKKGLRWYLGMFPNKSKRVGTLSFEKSANYFDSLKSPLRAHSLVPNAKLLFISLDPKLRAYSWYQHMRSKKDPIALNHTFYEIISGHNKTDNFRFTVLQQRCLYPGLYAEALERWLQYYKPSQIHIVDGYKLRHQPHLEMKNLIQFLNIRSFPFHVRIKYNKNKGFYCATNNNGSFRCLGSSKGRKYEIMTDQAEQYLTDYYRVPNLRFVDMLTKLKKPFPKWLQKVLKENDAS, from the exons ATGTATAACAGATTTTGTGTTGGAAAATTTATGAGGTTTTTTATTCCAAAAACAAGAAAGAAATGTGCTGTTTTCTTGGCTGTGGCATTAGTTTTTGGTATAGCATTTTCTtatataaacaatataaaaaccCGGTATCACAAGACATTGAATTATGGGGAAATAAATAAACCCATAGAAGAGAGAATGCATTACACAAAAAATGAACATGATGGATTGCAAGCAACAACAAATAATATTTCCGTGAAAACATACCCAGGTTTTGAAGCACCAAGACTGTCGTCTGTTTTAATATTTACTGACTCAGATAAACGAACGCGTAACAAATCGAAATTGAAACTTATATTTCAATCACTACACATCAACTATGATTTCCTCACTTGGAATAACCCAGGAGATAATTTTTTGGTTTTTCCTAGACTACAAGATAAAGATGGACTTACTAGATACCATCTGTTTATTTTTACTAGTCAGCATATATATAATGAAATAGATCCATACAGCAAGACTATTCTTAACCAACACTGTGTGAAATTTAATATTGGCATTATAGTTTTTACAGATATTGTACATATTAAAGgagaaactgatttttttaaatttactaaTTTGCCTCTGTCAATAAAATATGGGGTAATGGAACTTAAAGATCTTGAAATAACTTACAATTCATTATTAAAGATAACAAAAGCAGGTAACACACTTCGTGGAGTAATTCAGGGAAAAAGACATGCCATATTCCAAAGTGACAATCCTTCATTTGAACCAATAGCACATGTATTAAAGTCCAAATATAGAAAACGAAAATATTTATTAGATGATGATGAGATAGacgaagatttaaaaaaagtaacttCAGTGATATATGATAAAGGACTAAATGATGGTATTCGTAAGGTATTTTTTGGTATCCCAAATATAAACTTGTGGCTGTATGAACTAATATTTATGGATGCTCTGTTAACATTATCAAATGGAATTCTGGGCTATGATCTTAACcgttatatacagattgatatTGATGATATATTTGTTGGTCAAACCGGAACAAAGCTTGTGAAAAGTGATGTtgat gcTCTTGTGCGAGCTCAAGACTACTTTGCATCACTTATCCCTGGGTTTTACTTCAACCTTGGTTATTCGGGAAAGTTTTACAGAAATTCAAATGACAGTGCAGAACGTGAAGGAGACAAGCATCTGGTTCAAAATGCTGACAAATTTCGCTGGTTTTGCCACACATTTAAACATGTCAAACCACACACTTTAACAAAGGAGGCATTGATTAAAgatttcagaaaaaacaaacagtttGCTCAG AAACACAATATCAAGGTTGATTACACATATTCTGTTTCCCCACATCACTCTGGTGTATACCCAATCCATGAAACGCTATATGAAAGCTGGAAAGAGTATTTAGGCATTCAAGTAACTTCTACTGAAGGATATCCCCATTTGTATCCAGCTTGGGGTCGAAAAGGTTTCCATTTTATGGATATACAG GTACTACCAAGACAAACATGTGGTTTATTTACTGGCACTCTCCACTTAAAGACATATCCCAAAGGTCCAGACTGGTTAATGAATAGTTCACACGGTGGAGAGCTGTTTTGGAGCATACTATATAACCCT ATAACTATTTTTATGACTCATTCTGGCAATTACGGATTTAAAGATCGTTTGGCAATTCATCTTTTCCGGAATGTTACCCGTTTTATTAGAAAATGGACGAATATTAAACTTCGTAGTGATAAACCAACGGAGTTAGCCAGGCGCTATTTTGAGTTGTTCCCAAGACAGGCTGAACCAATATGGACC GATCCGTGCACTGATCTGAGACACCAAAAGATATGGAATGAAACAGCTGTCTACTGCAAACCGAATGAGGTTTCACGAATTTCCCGCCTACCAGATGTATTGGTGATTGGTCCACAAAAATCTGGATCGACTGCTTTATATACGTTTATGGCGATGCACCCTGACCTCATTCGTAGTCGGTCCACAAAACATGCGTACGAAGAAGTGCAGTTTTTTAATCGAAATGAATACAAAAAAGGCCTAAGATG GTATCTGGGCATGTTTCCAAATAAAAGTAAAAGAGTGGGCACGTTGTCGTTTGAAAAATCAGCAAATTACTTCGATTCGTTGAAGTCACCCTTGCGTGCGCACTCGCTTGTGCCGAACGCCAAGTTGCTCTTTATTTCATTAGATCCAAAGTTAAGAGCATATTCGTGGTACCAG CACATGCGCAGTAAAAAAGACCCTATTGCATTAAACCACACCTTCTACGAAATAATCTCTGGTCATAACAAAACCGATAACTTTCGATTCACCGTGCTCCAACAGAGGTGTTTGTATCCTGGACTGTATGCTGAAGCTTTGGAAAGGTGGTTGCAGTACTACAAACCATCTCAA ATACACATAGTAGATGGATATAAACTTCGTCACCAACCTCATttagaaatgaaaaatttaattcaGTTTCTAAATATTCGTTCATTTCCCTTCCATGTCAGAATAAA gtacaacaaaaacaaaggatTTTATTGCGCTACAAACAACAATGGTAGCTTCCGTTGCCTTGGCAGCAGCAAAGGTCGAAAGTATGAAATAATGACAGACCAAGCTGAGCAGTACTTGACAGATTACTACCGTGTACCTAACTTGAGGTTTGTTGACATGCTGACAAAGCTGAAGAAACCATTTCCAAAATGGCTGCAAAAAGTGTTGAAAGAAAATGACGCCTCGTGA